The Streptomyces durmitorensis genome contains the following window.
CGAACTGCTCGTCCCCGCCGACGAGTTGACCGCCGTACGCGGGCTGCGGCGCGCCCTGCACGGCAGGGACCCGCAGAGCAACCTGGAGGCGATCATCGAACGCCTGCGCAAGACCCCGGGCAACGCCGCCTTCCTGCGCCAGGTGCAGCAGACCGTGCCCGGCGCGGGCTCCTCCAAGGTCAACGGCGGTTGAGCCGCGGCCTCATGGGCGCGTGACGTGCACCCGGTAGCGGCCCTCCGCGTCGATGTCCGTCACCGTGATGCGCACGCCCGTCCTCTTGTCCGTGAAGGTCTCGCCGGGTTCGTAGGTCGCGTCCGAGAGTTCCGCGTGGACGTTCGGCTGGCGCGTGCAGCCGCCGCTGTCCTTCGTGGAGTCGGAGACGGTGACCGGGCCCTGGCCCGTGTCGACCTCCGCGTCCACCCGGTAGATCAGGACACCGGGCTTGCAGACCGCCTCGTCGTTGCCGCCCTGGGTGCGCACCTCGACGGCGTACCCCTTGGTCGTGCTCAGCGGCACGAAGGCGAGCTTGGTGCCGCCGCTCGTCGGCAGCGGGCTCAGCGTGTGCTCGGTGGTGCCCGCGTTCGACGCGCAGCTGATCTGGTCGTCGTCGAGCCAGCCGAGCTTCCACTTGTGCCAGGCAAGCAGGTCGTTGTTGGCGCCCCAGTCCTCGCTCATGATGTCCCAGTGGCCGACCGCGCCGCCGCCCTCCTGCGTGTAGAGGTCGGGCAGGCCGAAGACGTGGCCGTTCTCGTGCGGGAGTACGCGGTAGCCGGTCTCGCGGTAGCTGCCCGAGCCGTCGTCCTGGCGGCTGTAGACGAAGGACGCGTTGGAGACCGGGACGCCGTCCGCCACGGGCGCCTCGGTGTTGCCCGCGAAGGTCACCGAAAGGACCGTGTCGAGCGCGGAAGGGCCCGCGTTCGGCGTGATGAGGATGTTCACCAGGTCGTACTCCCGGAAGTCCACGTCCGGATCGGCCGCCGCCACGATGTCCTGGACCAGATCGCGGTAGCCCGGATCGAAGGGGGCGCCGCGCTCTATCCCGTACTGCTTGAAGCTCTTGGGCATCCGCAGCCAGTCGGTGATCGGCGACTCGGGGCGGTAGTCGAGACGTCCGTAGGAGCTGGTGCGGAACCAGTCCGACGTCTGCGGGAAGAACTCCGAGAGGCGGTCGAGCGCGGTGCCCTCGCCGGGGGCGTCGGAGAAGTCGACCATGAGGTTCAGGGCCCGGACGGTGCCCGTGGAGCGGGAGTAGCCGGCGGGCGTGGGCACGCCCTCCGACATCTGGACGCCCATCGTGCCGTTGATCATGCACGGGCTGAGTGTCGTCGCGCGGGCCAGGGACACGGGGCCCGCCGCCGTGGGGGACTCCTCCATCAGGCGGCCGGTGCTCGCCGATGTGGTGACCGTGAGGGCAAGGACGGCGCACGTGGCGAGTGCCGCGCCACGTCGGGCTGCGCGTATCTGCCTCCAGGTCGGCTGCTGCATGCGTGGGCCTTCCCCTTGCGGCAGCCGCCGGTCCTGGCTGCACCCTTTCGATCACCCTGTGCCGGAGGGTGCGCGGGCGCTCGCTGGGTGCGACCGATCGTGGGTTTCTCGCGCACGGAGGCGTGACGCGGGTCACATGAAGAAAGTCGGGCGGCGGGAAATATCCGGGGACTCTCTCCCCGTTTAGACCTGTGTCCGAGCGAAACGGGGAGTGATTCCCCGCATCGCGCATACGAGGCTCAGGCGACGTCCCGAGGCTCGATCACCACCTTGATCACCAGCTCGATCACCAGCTCGATCACCAAGTTTGAGGAGAGCCGCCGTGGAAACCGCCACCGCTGCACAGCGCCGCACGCCCCGCCCGCGGGCCGACGCCCTGCGCAACCGGGAGCGGATCGTCGCCGCCGCACGCGAGATGTTCGTCGAGTTCGGCCCCGATGTGCCGCTCGACGAGGTCGCGCGCCGGGCCGGCGTCGGCAATGCCACGGTCTACCGGCACTTCGCCGACCGTTCCGAACTGGTCCACCAGGTCGTCCTGCTGGTCACCGACCGCGTCTCGGCACACGCCGAGGAAGCGATCACGGCGGCCGACGCGGACCCGAGTGTCGCGTTCGACGCCCTGCGCCGGTTCGTGCACGCCTCCGCCGACGAGCGGATCGGTGCCCTGTGCCCGATGCTCCAGGCGGCCTTCGACCCCGATCACCCGGATCTGGTCGACGCCCGCGAGCGGCTCGAAGCCGTCGTCGACGGGCTCATGCAACGGGCGCGCGCGGCCGGGCAGCTGCGCACCGACATCGCCGTCGGAGACCTGATGGTCGCCCTCTCCCAGCTCACCAGGCCGCTGCCCGGCACCGCGTGCCTGAACATGGACCGTTTCGTCCACCGCCATCTCCAGCTGTTCCTCGACGGCCTGATGGCGCCGGCCCGCTCCGAGCTGCCGGGGGCGTCGGCGACCTTGGAGGATCTCCGCCAGTCCTGAGCCCGGCCTGACTCGCCCGAATTCGCTCGACTCCACCCGACTTCGCCCGACATCATTCGACTTCGCCGTACGCCGTAGTGCGCGCCTCTTTCCGTCACTTTTTTCACCACACGTATCGCTAGGTGGCTACTCCCATGTCAGAAACAGATCCCAGGCGCTGGAAAGCGCTGATCTTCATCGCGCTCGCGCAGCTGATGGTCGTGCTCGACGCGACCATCGTGAACATCGCGCTGCCCTCCGCCCAGCAGGACCTGGGCATCTCGGACGGCAACCGCCAGTGGGTCATCACGGCCTACGCCCTGGCCTTCGGTGGTCTGCTGCTCTTCGGCGGCCGCATAGCCGACCTCTGGGGCCGCAAGCGCACCTTCGTGACCGGCCTGATCGGCTTCGCCGCGGCCTCCGCCCTCGGCGGCGCCGCGACCGGCGAGGCCATGATGCTGGGCGCCCGCGCCCTCCAGGGTGTGTTCGGCGCGCTGCTCGCGCCCGCCGCCCTCTCGCTGCTCGCCGTGATGTTCACCGATGCCAAGGAACGCGCCAAGGCGTTCGGCATCTACGGTGCGATCGCCGGTGGCGGTGGCGCCGTGGGCCTGATCCTCGGCGGCTTCCTCACCGAGTACCTGAACTGGCGCTGGACGTTCTTCGTGAACATCCCCTTCGCCGTGATCGCCGCGCTCGGTGCCTACTTCGTCATCCGTGAGCCGTCCGGCGCCCGCAACCGCTCGCCGCTCGACATCCCCGGCGTGGTCCTCTCCACCCTCGGTCTGGTCTCCCTCGTCTACGGCTTCACGCGCGCCGAGTCGGCCGGCTGGTCGGACTCCCTGACGATCGGCATGTTCGTCGCGTCGGCCGTGCTGCTCGCCGCGTTCGTCCTCACCGAGGCCAAGGTCAAGTCGCCGCTGCTTCCGCTGCGCGTCCTGACCGAGCGCAACCGCGGTGGCGTCTACCTGTCGCTCGGCCTCGCGATCATCGCGATGTTCGGCCTGTTCCTGTTCCTCACGTACTACCTCCAGATCGTCCAGGGCTACTCGCCGGTGAAGACCGGCTTCGCGTTCCTGCCGATGATCGTCGGCATGATCACGGGCTCCACGCAGATCGGCGCCCGCCTGATGACCCGCGTCCCGCCGCGGCTCCTGATGGGTCCGGGCTTCGTGCTCGCGGCCGTCGGCATGCTGCTCCTGACGCAGCTGGAGGTCGGTTCCTCGTACGCCGGTCTGATCATGCCCGCGCAGCTGATGCTGGGCCTCGGCATGGGTACGGCGTTCATGCCCGCCATGTCCCTTGCCACGCACGGTGTCGAGCCGCGTGACTCCGGTGTCGCCTCCGCGATGGTCAACACCTCGCAGCAGGTCGGCGGCGCCATCGGCACCGCTCTCCTGAACACCATCGCCGCCTCCGCCACGACCTCGTACATCGCCTCGCACGCCGCGGGCGCGACGACCCCGGCCGCGCAGAAGCTGATGCAGGCCGAGGCCATGGTCGAGGGCTACACCAGCGCCATCTGGTGGGCCGTGGGCATCCTGGCGGCCGCCGCCGCGATCGCCTTCGCGCTCATCAACACCGGCGCCCAGGGCGGCTCTCCCGCCGCCTCGGGCTCGGGTGACACCGAGGGTGTCGAGGACGAGATCCGGATCCCGGTGGTCGCGCACTGACCCGGTTGTTCCACAGGGAGGCCTAGCGGAGCCAGGGCAGGTCCGCCCCCGCCTCCTTCGGCTGAAGTCCCTCGGCGACGATCACCATGATCTCGCCGAGGGACTTCTGCTGTTGCGGGCTGAGCCGGTCGAAGAGGGCCTGGCGCACGGCGGTGACATGGCCGGGCGCGGTGCGGCGCAGGACCTCGTACCCGTCGTCGGTGAGGATCGCGAACTGGCCGCGCTTGTCGGAGGGGCAGTCCTCGCGGCGCACCCAGCCGTTCTTCTCCAGGCGCGCGATCGCGTGCGAGAGACGGGACCGGGTGATCTTGGTGTTCCTGGCCAGCTCGGTCATGCGCAGGCGCCGCCGCGGGGCGACGGAGAGCTGGACCAGGAGGCCGTAGTAGATGTGCGGCATGCCGGCGTCGCGCTGCAACTGGCGGTCGAGGTGGTCTTCCAGGAGCGTGGTGGCTTGCAGGTACGCGAGCCAGGTGCGCTGTTCGTCGTCGTCGAGCCAGCGCGGTTCCCCGTCGGGGGGAGAAGTGGGTGCCATGTCCATGTACTCCACTGTACGCAGCCCTTCCTTGAAACTTAAACAATGCGGGAGTAGAGTCATTCTTGAGCGAAAGCTTGAGAGTTAAAGTAAATCGTTCTTTGTACGTTCTCGGAGGCGCCGCCATGACCGCAACCCAGGAGCGCATGCCCGCCCTGTACCTCAGCCACGGCGCGCCGCCGCTGGCCGACGACGCGCTCTGGCCCGACCAGCTCCGCGCCTGGTCGGCGGAGCTGCCCCGGCCCAAGGCCGTCCTCATGGTCTCCGCCCACTGGGAGGAGGCCCCGCTCGCGCTCGGCGCGACACGGACGATGCCGCTGGTGTACGACTTCTGGGGCTTCCCCGAGCACTACTACCAGGTCACGTACGCCGCTCCGGGCGCCCCTCAACTGGCTGATTCCGTACGCAAATTGCTGCGCGGGGCAGGTACGCCGGTGCAGGACATCCCGGATCGCGGGCTCGACCACGGAGCGTACGTCCCGCTCGTCGAGATGTATCCGGACGCGGACGTCCCCGTCCTCCAGATCTCCCTGCCGACCCTCGACCCCGCGAGCCTGATGGACATCGGCCGCAAGCTGGCGCCGCTGCGGGACGAGGGCGTGCTGATCGTCGGCAGCGGCTTCTTCACGCACAATCTGGCGGCGCTGCGCCAGGGCGGTACGCCGTCGTGGTCGGTGGAGTTCGACGCGTGGGGGCACGAGGCGCTCGACGCGGGCGACGTGGACGGTCTCCTCGACTTCCTGCACAAGTCTCCGGCGGGCGAGCTGGCCCATCCGCGCACGGAGCACTTCGCGCCCCTGTTCGTGCCCCTGGGGGCCGCCGAGGCCTCGGGGGACCTAGGCGGTCAGCGGAGTGTGATCGACGGGTTCTGGATGGGGCTCGCCAAGAGGTCGGTGCAGTTCGGCTGAGCCGGGGAGTCAGGCCAGCGGCTCGCTGATCTCGATCGCTCGCAGGGCCGCCGTCAGGGCCCGCTCGTCGCCCACGTCCAGTGCCGTGTCGGTGAACTTGATGACGTGCTCGTCGCCGTGCGCCAGGGCCCGCTCGAAGACCTCCTCGGGGGCGAAGGTGCCGGGCGCCGTGTACGCGACCGGGGCATCAGGGGCGTACATCGAGGTCACGGCGGCCGACGCCGTCCACGCCGCGTGCAGGCTCGGCGCCCACAGGGTGCGGGGCAGCGCGGGCAGGGCGCGCAGCACGGCGTTGGGTGCGGTCGACGCGTGCACCAGCATCGTCTCCTCGCCGTGGCCGTGCGTGGCGTACCGGTGGGTGGCCGCGCGCACCAGCTCGGTGAGCCCGCGGTGCGCCTCGTCCGGGTCGCTCACGCCGGCCGCCCACGCGGGCAGGCCCACGACCCGGCCGAGCCTGGCGGGGAAGCTGCCCTCTGCCCTGTCCGGGATCGGCTCGACGGCGTCCAGGGCGGCGGCTGCCGTGCCCGCGCTCAGGGGCAGGAGCTCGACGCCGGTGACGGGGTGGTGGCGGGCGGCCCAGTAGCCGAGGCCGTGGGCCAGTTCCGCGAGGCGGGGTTCGGTCTCATCCCCTCTCAGGAGCGTGCGCACCGCGTGGCCCACGCGGATCACCGGGTGGGTGGAGCCGCCGTACATCCCCGGAAGCAGGAGCGGCCACCAGGCGGCGAGGACGTCGCGCCACGGGCGTTCGCCGATCTCCCGGCCGAAGTACGCGATCCAGTCCGCGGCGCGGCGCGGATCGCCGAGAGCCTCGCGCCAGGTGTCGCCGGTGATTGTCTCGACCGAGCTCGGGTACTCCTCCAACTTCGGCGCGTACAGCTCGAGCCAGCGGTGGACCGCACCGGAGCGGCCGTGCGCGGCGAGCGCCTCGACGGCCATCGGCGCGTGGTTGGTGAGCCGTCCGAGCCGCTCGGGGCCCGATGCGTGCAGGCGCTGGAGGGCTTCGTCGAGGGTGCCTGAGGTGTCGGCTGTGGCGTCCATGCGGGCACGCTAAGGCGGGTGCGCGCGGGGCGTAACGGCCTTGCGGCCTAGGCCGTGTCCTAGGCCGCGCCCTAGGTCAGGGCTTAGGACGGACCTGGTCAGGACCTAAGACCCGGGTCAGGGCCGGGCGCCCAGGGGACGCTCGTACCAGGCGACGTCCCAGTAGCGGCCGAACTTGCGGCCCACCTCGCGGTACGTGCCGACATGCCGGAAGCCGAAACGTTCGTGGAGGCGCTCCGACGCGTCGTTCGGCTGGGCGATCCCGGCGTAGGCGCGGTGCAGGTCCTCGCCCTCCAGGGCCTCGAAGAGCGCCTTGTAGAGCAGGGTGCCGATGCCACGGCCCGCGGCATCGGCGGCGCAGTAGACGCTGACTTCCACAGAAGTGGCGTACGCGGGCTTCGTTCGGAAAGGACTACTGGTGGCGTATCCGAGGATCAGGCCGGAATCCCGCTCCTGGGCAACCAAGAGGCGGTGGGGGCCGTCTTCAGGATGGGAGAGCAGCCAAGGGCGGCGCTCTTCCGGCAGGAAGACGGCCGTGTCGAATGTGATCGCCGTCTCACGTACGTAGTGGTTGTAGATGTCGGTCAGGGCTGCGAGATCAGCCTCCGCGCCCGGCCTGACCTGCACCTCTGTACGTTCCGACGGCATCTGGCCTCCCCTTGTGGCGGCACAGGGTACTGCAACGTCAGGAAAATAGATGCACGGCTTGGGAATTCTGTCCGGATTCCAGTCGTTGTTTCCATCGGAAGCAGGGCACCCGGAAGGGTGTGGTTTCCACCACAGAGGCCCGTGAAAAGGGCCGACCAGGACCTCCACACGCAAGGGAGCACGCATGGCAACCCGTGCCGTCGCCCGTCGTAAGTCCGCCACCTCCGGCGAGACCGACGCGGCACGCAGTGTTCGCGCCGTAGGCGGGGAGATCGCCGACCGCGACCTGGTCGGCATGTACCTCGACGAGATCGCGCGTACGCCGCTGCTCGACGCCGCCAAGGAAGTCGAGCTGTCCCAGATCATCGAGGCCGGTGTGTACGCCCGGAAGATAATCGACGGCGAGGTCGAGAGCTCCGGCGCGGGCGCGAAGGCGTCCCGCGAGGAGCTGGAGGCGCTGGTCGCCGACGGCGAGCGGGCCAAGGACGTCTTCATCCGGTCGAACCTCCGCCTCGTCGTGGCCGTGGCGCGCCGCTATCCGCGCAGTGGTCTGCCGCTGCTCGACCTGATCCAGGAGGGGAACGCGGGCCTGGTCCGCGCGGTCGAGAAGTTCGACTACGCCAAGGGCTTCAAGTTCTCCACGTACGCCACGTGGTGGATCCGTCAGGCCATCACGCGCTCCATAGCCGACCAGTCCCGCACCATCCGGCTGCCCGTCCACCTGGTGGAGGAGCTGGGGCGGATCCGCCGGGTCATGCGCGAGTTCAACCGCAAGCACGGGCGCGACCCGGAGCCGGAAGAGGTCGCCGCCGAGCTGGACTCCACGCCGGCGCGTGTGACGGACGTCCTGGACTGGGCGCGCGACCCGGTCTCACTGAACATGGGCGTGGACGACAACGGAGACACGCAATTCGGTGACCTCCTTGAGGACACCTCCGCGGTCTCGCCCGAGCAGTCCGTCCTGACGCTGCTGCGCAGCGAGGAACTGGACGACCTGATCGGCCGCCTCGACCAGCGCACGGCCTCCATCATCAAGATGCGGTACGGCATCGAGGACGGCCGCGAGCGGACCCTTACGGAGGTCGGCAAGCAGCATGGGCTGACGCGGGAGCGGATCCGCCAGATCGAGAAGCACGCGCTTCTGGAGCTGAAGAAGCTGGCTCGGGACACGGGCTTCGACGCGGCGGCCTGAGCGGCCCGCGAAGCCGTCCATCAGCTGAGCCCCGGTGCCATCCCCCCCCGGCACCGGGGCTCTTTTCTGTCTCCGTGGGTCCTCGTGCGGGGCAGAGGGCTCTGTTCCGTGCGGGTCTTGTCGAACCTGCGGGCCGGTGGAACCTGTCCCGCGCTCCGCGCGGACGTCTCCCACCCACCCACCCGCTCACCCCGAGTCCTCCCCGCCCACCTGCGCGCTCACCCGGGGTCTTCCGCGCCCGCCTGCGCGCTCACCCGGGGTCTTCCCCGCCCGCCTGCGCGATCACCCGGGGTCCTCTCCGCCCGCCTGCGCGATCACCGTGAGTTCTCCCGCCTGCCCAGCCGATCCCCCCGGGTCTTCCCCGCCCACCTGCGCGATCACCCTGGGTCCTCCCCGCCCACCCACCCGATCACCGCGAGTACTCCCGCCCACCCCACCCGACTGCCACGGGTCCTCCCCGCCCTCCTGCGCGATCACCTGGGGTCCTCCCCGCCCACCTGCGCGATCACCCCGGGTCTTCCCCGCCCACCCACCCGATCACCGCGAGTACTCCCGCCCACCCCACCCGACTGCCACGGGTCCTCCCCGCCCTCCTGCGCGATCACCTGGGGTCTTCCCCGCCCACCCACCCGATCACCGCGAGTTCTCCCGCCCACCCCCCGACTGCCCCGGGTCCTCCCCGTCCGCCCAGCCGATTCGCCCCGGAGTAATGGGTGGGTGGGTGGGGAAGATCCGCG
Protein-coding sequences here:
- a CDS encoding questin oxidase family protein, whose translation is MDATADTSGTLDEALQRLHASGPERLGRLTNHAPMAVEALAAHGRSGAVHRWLELYAPKLEEYPSSVETITGDTWREALGDPRRAADWIAYFGREIGERPWRDVLAAWWPLLLPGMYGGSTHPVIRVGHAVRTLLRGDETEPRLAELAHGLGYWAARHHPVTGVELLPLSAGTAAAALDAVEPIPDRAEGSFPARLGRVVGLPAWAAGVSDPDEAHRGLTELVRAATHRYATHGHGEETMLVHASTAPNAVLRALPALPRTLWAPSLHAAWTASAAVTSMYAPDAPVAYTAPGTFAPEEVFERALAHGDEHVIKFTDTALDVGDERALTAALRAIEISEPLA
- a CDS encoding MFS transporter; translated protein: MSETDPRRWKALIFIALAQLMVVLDATIVNIALPSAQQDLGISDGNRQWVITAYALAFGGLLLFGGRIADLWGRKRTFVTGLIGFAAASALGGAATGEAMMLGARALQGVFGALLAPAALSLLAVMFTDAKERAKAFGIYGAIAGGGGAVGLILGGFLTEYLNWRWTFFVNIPFAVIAALGAYFVIREPSGARNRSPLDIPGVVLSTLGLVSLVYGFTRAESAGWSDSLTIGMFVASAVLLAAFVLTEAKVKSPLLPLRVLTERNRGGVYLSLGLAIIAMFGLFLFLTYYLQIVQGYSPVKTGFAFLPMIVGMITGSTQIGARLMTRVPPRLLMGPGFVLAAVGMLLLTQLEVGSSYAGLIMPAQLMLGLGMGTAFMPAMSLATHGVEPRDSGVASAMVNTSQQVGGAIGTALLNTIAASATTSYIASHAAGATTPAAQKLMQAEAMVEGYTSAIWWAVGILAAAAAIAFALINTGAQGGSPAASGSGDTEGVEDEIRIPVVAH
- a CDS encoding sigma-70 family RNA polymerase sigma factor — protein: MATRAVARRKSATSGETDAARSVRAVGGEIADRDLVGMYLDEIARTPLLDAAKEVELSQIIEAGVYARKIIDGEVESSGAGAKASREELEALVADGERAKDVFIRSNLRLVVAVARRYPRSGLPLLDLIQEGNAGLVRAVEKFDYAKGFKFSTYATWWIRQAITRSIADQSRTIRLPVHLVEELGRIRRVMREFNRKHGRDPEPEEVAAELDSTPARVTDVLDWARDPVSLNMGVDDNGDTQFGDLLEDTSAVSPEQSVLTLLRSEELDDLIGRLDQRTASIIKMRYGIEDGRERTLTEVGKQHGLTRERIRQIEKHALLELKKLARDTGFDAAA
- a CDS encoding GNAT family N-acetyltransferase codes for the protein MPSERTEVQVRPGAEADLAALTDIYNHYVRETAITFDTAVFLPEERRPWLLSHPEDGPHRLLVAQERDSGLILGYATSSPFRTKPAYATSVEVSVYCAADAAGRGIGTLLYKALFEALEGEDLHRAYAGIAQPNDASERLHERFGFRHVGTYREVGRKFGRYWDVAWYERPLGARP
- a CDS encoding MarR family winged helix-turn-helix transcriptional regulator, with the translated sequence MDMAPTSPPDGEPRWLDDDEQRTWLAYLQATTLLEDHLDRQLQRDAGMPHIYYGLLVQLSVAPRRRLRMTELARNTKITRSRLSHAIARLEKNGWVRREDCPSDKRGQFAILTDDGYEVLRRTAPGHVTAVRQALFDRLSPQQQKSLGEIMVIVAEGLQPKEAGADLPWLR
- a CDS encoding dioxygenase family protein, with the protein product MTATQERMPALYLSHGAPPLADDALWPDQLRAWSAELPRPKAVLMVSAHWEEAPLALGATRTMPLVYDFWGFPEHYYQVTYAAPGAPQLADSVRKLLRGAGTPVQDIPDRGLDHGAYVPLVEMYPDADVPVLQISLPTLDPASLMDIGRKLAPLRDEGVLIVGSGFFTHNLAALRQGGTPSWSVEFDAWGHEALDAGDVDGLLDFLHKSPAGELAHPRTEHFAPLFVPLGAAEASGDLGGQRSVIDGFWMGLAKRSVQFG
- a CDS encoding TetR/AcrR family transcriptional regulator, which produces METATAAQRRTPRPRADALRNRERIVAAAREMFVEFGPDVPLDEVARRAGVGNATVYRHFADRSELVHQVVLLVTDRVSAHAEEAITAADADPSVAFDALRRFVHASADERIGALCPMLQAAFDPDHPDLVDARERLEAVVDGLMQRARAAGQLRTDIAVGDLMVALSQLTRPLPGTACLNMDRFVHRHLQLFLDGLMAPARSELPGASATLEDLRQS
- a CDS encoding M6 family metalloprotease domain-containing protein — encoded protein: MQQPTWRQIRAARRGAALATCAVLALTVTTSASTGRLMEESPTAAGPVSLARATTLSPCMINGTMGVQMSEGVPTPAGYSRSTGTVRALNLMVDFSDAPGEGTALDRLSEFFPQTSDWFRTSSYGRLDYRPESPITDWLRMPKSFKQYGIERGAPFDPGYRDLVQDIVAAADPDVDFREYDLVNILITPNAGPSALDTVLSVTFAGNTEAPVADGVPVSNASFVYSRQDDGSGSYRETGYRVLPHENGHVFGLPDLYTQEGGGAVGHWDIMSEDWGANNDLLAWHKWKLGWLDDDQISCASNAGTTEHTLSPLPTSGGTKLAFVPLSTTKGYAVEVRTQGGNDEAVCKPGVLIYRVDAEVDTGQGPVTVSDSTKDSGGCTRQPNVHAELSDATYEPGETFTDKRTGVRITVTDIDAEGRYRVHVTRP